In Ignavibacteriota bacterium, a single genomic region encodes these proteins:
- a CDS encoding glycosyl transferase family 36, with translation MKNFKTKYGRFSETGMEYIITTPRTPRPWINVMSNGDYGLTVSQTGSGYSWRTHAQLNRITRWDQDLIRDEWGKYIYLRDEKGNLWSAGWKPVCDEPEAYECRHGIGYSVITSRNHGIETELTMFVPVDAPMEVWQLTIRNTTRRARQLSLSTYLEWGLGQAPDWHREFHKSFIETSYDADAHAVIATKRLWEVPTDRGHWNTNWPYVAFHASNLKPSSFDTDKESFLGNYGSPAHPVAAASARPLAKKSGNWLDPVASLRHTIRLAPGKETTIVYVLGCAETADEARTLARTFRTPADVRNALDAVGRMWHGLLSTVEVHTPDDSMNLMENTWLKYQAISGRIWGRTAYYQTGGAYGFRDQLQDSQLWLTIDPSRTRDQLRLHARHQFADGSVYHWWHPMSEIGMRNQISDNLLWLPYVMTGYLNETGDTGILDCTEPFVDEPSPASMYDHCVFAIEKSLTRFSDRGLPLIGGGDWNDGLSAVGLDNKGESIWLGHFLHRILLDFSGVAAVRGDHDRSGHFRARAGELREKLNTLGWDGEYYYGATKDSGERLGSRKNTEGRVWLNPQTWAIIGDVADDERAEQVFDVVERELEKEIGPLLLTPAYATPDKYVGYLTRYSPGMRENGGVYTHGATWAVIAAALLGRGEAAHRIYAKLNPINRSRKPDVYCAEPFVTPGNIEGPESPYYGRGGWTWYSGSAAWLYKVGLEWVLGVRATAHGLIVDPCIPPSWDRYTVRRRFRGVQYTITVENPQHVACGVARVFVDGIEACASMGPRARVLPPAIPGSTHDVRVILGGA, from the coding sequence ATGAAGAATTTCAAGACGAAGTACGGTCGGTTCTCCGAGACCGGGATGGAATACATCATCACGACCCCGCGCACCCCGCGTCCGTGGATCAATGTGATGAGTAACGGGGACTACGGGCTCACCGTGTCGCAGACCGGGAGCGGGTACAGCTGGCGCACCCATGCGCAGTTGAACCGCATCACGCGGTGGGACCAGGACCTGATCAGGGACGAGTGGGGAAAGTACATCTATCTGCGCGATGAAAAGGGGAATCTCTGGTCGGCAGGATGGAAGCCGGTCTGTGACGAGCCGGAAGCCTATGAATGCCGCCACGGGATCGGCTATTCCGTCATCACCTCACGGAATCACGGGATCGAGACCGAACTGACGATGTTCGTTCCTGTTGACGCCCCCATGGAAGTATGGCAGCTCACCATCCGCAATACCACGCGGCGTGCCCGGCAGTTGTCCCTTTCCACCTATCTGGAATGGGGGCTGGGTCAGGCACCCGACTGGCACAGGGAGTTCCACAAGTCGTTCATTGAAACGTCGTACGATGCGGATGCGCATGCGGTGATCGCCACCAAACGGCTCTGGGAAGTGCCGACCGACCGCGGGCACTGGAACACGAACTGGCCCTACGTGGCATTTCATGCGTCGAACCTGAAGCCTTCTTCCTTTGATACCGACAAGGAATCCTTCCTCGGGAACTACGGCTCACCCGCACATCCCGTGGCAGCAGCATCGGCCCGGCCACTGGCGAAGAAGTCCGGCAATTGGCTCGATCCCGTCGCCAGTCTCCGCCACACCATCCGGCTTGCCCCCGGAAAAGAGACCACGATCGTGTATGTCCTGGGTTGTGCCGAAACCGCTGACGAAGCCCGGACCCTGGCCCGCACGTTCCGCACGCCGGCTGATGTCCGGAACGCTCTGGATGCCGTCGGCCGCATGTGGCATGGGTTGTTGTCGACAGTTGAAGTGCACACGCCCGACGACTCCATGAACCTCATGGAGAACACCTGGTTGAAGTATCAGGCGATCTCAGGCCGTATCTGGGGGCGCACGGCGTACTACCAAACGGGTGGAGCATACGGGTTCCGCGATCAGCTCCAGGACAGCCAGCTCTGGCTCACCATCGATCCGTCCCGGACGCGCGACCAATTGCGGCTCCATGCACGGCACCAATTCGCGGATGGTTCGGTCTACCACTGGTGGCACCCGATGTCGGAGATCGGCATGCGCAATCAGATCTCGGACAATCTGCTCTGGCTTCCGTACGTGATGACGGGATACCTGAACGAGACCGGCGATACCGGCATCCTCGATTGCACCGAACCATTCGTGGATGAGCCATCGCCCGCATCGATGTATGACCACTGTGTTTTCGCGATCGAGAAGTCGCTCACACGTTTCAGTGACCGTGGCCTGCCGCTCATCGGTGGTGGGGATTGGAATGACGGCCTCAGTGCGGTGGGGCTCGACAACAAAGGCGAGTCCATCTGGCTTGGCCACTTCCTGCACAGGATCCTTCTGGATTTCTCGGGCGTGGCGGCGGTCCGGGGCGACCACGACCGGTCCGGACATTTTCGTGCCCGGGCAGGGGAGCTCCGCGAGAAGCTGAACACGCTCGGTTGGGATGGCGAGTATTACTATGGCGCCACCAAAGATTCGGGAGAACGCCTCGGGAGCCGGAAGAACACGGAGGGTCGCGTCTGGTTGAATCCGCAGACATGGGCGATCATCGGGGACGTGGCTGATGACGAGCGCGCAGAGCAGGTCTTCGATGTCGTCGAGCGCGAGCTCGAGAAGGAGATCGGCCCGCTGCTGCTCACCCCCGCCTACGCGACGCCGGACAAGTACGTCGGCTATCTCACGCGGTACAGTCCGGGGATGCGCGAGAATGGCGGCGTGTACACGCATGGCGCAACCTGGGCAGTGATCGCCGCCGCGCTCCTCGGCAGGGGCGAAGCCGCACATCGGATCTATGCCAAATTGAATCCGATCAATCGCTCACGCAAGCCGGATGTCTACTGCGCGGAGCCGTTCGTCACCCCTGGCAATATCGAAGGCCCGGAGTCTCCGTACTATGGGCGCGGTGGCTGGACGTGGTATTCGGGATCTGCTGCATGGTTGTATAAGGTCGGCCTTGAATGGGTCCTCGGCGTGCGTGCAACGGCACACGGCCTGATCGTGGATCCGTGCATTCCTCCCTCCTGGGACCGCTACACCGTGCGGCGTAGGTTCCGTGGTGTCCAGTACACCATCACGGTCGAGAACCCCCAGCATGTCGCGTGTGGCGTGGCCAGAGTGTTCGTGGATGGTATCGAAGCCTGCGCATCCATGGGGCCGCGTGCCAGGGTCCTTCCACCGGCCATTCCGGGGTCGACGCACGATGTTCGCGTCATCCTCGGGGGCGCGTAG
- a CDS encoding Tat pathway signal protein — translation MRRGPLLFLLAILAVGHVDAQITETALLDTVQYTAFRFFWDEANPSNGLIRDRASVNGTGYISWVPSSIASCGFGLSAICIGVDHGWVSRATAADRVVTMLRTFWNGPQGSGSNYIGAYGLFYHMLDMSTAKRTWDSELSTIDTALLFAGIVDAREFFDGADAVEVEIRTLADNITRRANWDLMRNFHPGILMGWMPGSGFLNYGQWVGYNEAMIMYILAMGSPTYPVDSLGWKAWTAGYQWQTHYGQTYVIFPPLFGHQYSHCWIDFRNIQDEYMRGKGITYFENSRRAALAQRAYCAANPGNFPGYSDSLWGLTASDTPTGYRAHGAPPAQDDDGTLVPTAPISSIAFAPEAVLPTMRNMWNNYRGNLWTKYGFRDAFNLKVNWWDTDIIGIDQGPIIVMIENYRTGKVWKRFMKNEDIQRGLAVAGFTTVTSVDDPTPLVPHAVALGQNFPNPFNPSTTITFSLPAGATARVSLRIHNVLGQVVADLVDGMMEGATMRSHSMVPA, via the coding sequence ATGCGACGCGGACCACTTCTGTTCCTGCTGGCCATTCTCGCGGTCGGCCATGTTGACGCTCAGATCACCGAAACCGCCCTTCTGGATACGGTCCAGTATACCGCATTTCGTTTCTTCTGGGATGAAGCCAATCCTTCCAATGGATTGATCCGTGACCGCGCCAGCGTCAACGGCACGGGCTACATTTCGTGGGTGCCTTCCAGCATCGCTTCCTGTGGATTCGGACTCAGCGCCATCTGCATCGGGGTGGATCACGGGTGGGTCTCGCGTGCGACCGCCGCCGACCGGGTTGTGACGATGCTCCGCACGTTCTGGAACGGGCCGCAAGGGTCAGGTTCCAACTACATCGGTGCGTACGGGCTGTTCTATCATATGCTCGACATGAGTACGGCCAAGCGGACCTGGGACAGTGAGCTGTCGACCATCGACACGGCGTTGTTGTTCGCCGGCATCGTGGACGCCCGGGAGTTCTTTGACGGGGCTGACGCCGTCGAAGTCGAGATCCGCACGCTGGCCGACAACATCACCCGGCGAGCGAACTGGGACCTGATGCGCAATTTTCACCCCGGCATCCTTATGGGCTGGATGCCCGGCAGCGGATTCCTGAACTACGGCCAGTGGGTCGGCTATAATGAAGCCATGATCATGTATATCCTGGCCATGGGCTCGCCGACGTATCCGGTGGATTCGCTCGGGTGGAAGGCGTGGACCGCCGGCTATCAGTGGCAGACGCACTATGGCCAGACGTATGTGATCTTTCCGCCGTTGTTCGGCCATCAGTATTCGCACTGCTGGATCGATTTCCGGAACATCCAGGATGAGTACATGCGGGGGAAGGGGATCACGTACTTTGAGAACTCCCGCCGTGCTGCGCTTGCCCAGCGCGCCTATTGCGCCGCCAATCCGGGAAATTTCCCGGGGTACAGCGACTCCCTCTGGGGGCTGACGGCGAGCGACACGCCGACCGGCTATCGTGCGCACGGGGCACCGCCCGCACAGGATGACGATGGCACACTGGTCCCCACCGCGCCGATCAGCTCCATCGCGTTCGCACCCGAGGCCGTGCTCCCCACGATGAGGAATATGTGGAACAACTATCGCGGGAATCTCTGGACCAAATACGGGTTCCGCGATGCGTTCAACCTCAAGGTCAACTGGTGGGATACCGATATCATCGGCATCGATCAGGGGCCGATCATCGTCATGATCGAGAACTATCGCACGGGAAAGGTCTGGAAGCGATTCATGAAGAATGAGGACATCCAGCGGGGGCTTGCCGTAGCAGGATTCACCACCGTGACGTCGGTTGACGATCCGACACCTCTGGTGCCGCACGCTGTCGCACTCGGCCAGAACTTCCCCAATCCATTCAATCCGTCGACGACCATCACGTTCTCCCTGCCTGCAGGAGCCACGGCACGGGTGAGCCTGCGTATCCATAACGTGCTCGGCCAGGTGGTCGCCGATCTTGTGGATGGCATGATGGAGGGGGCAACCATGCGATCACATTCGATGGTACCCGCCTGA